In Maridesulfovibrio sp., a single genomic region encodes these proteins:
- a CDS encoding sigma 54-interacting transcriptional regulator: MRQTLPKNEHGDRYSCNTLLTSAPEHGLREGAGTSCTQKVSGENGDCGIGTCRGRIVPLLRQMSEMLSDSSDFSGALDRLLAYMRKEMGIKRGMVSLYDRESGRIFVHRSIGLTPAEEDRGVYFMGEGITGRVVETARPIVVSRIGDEPSYLNRTKSISGGLDLDYSFMCVPIVRGSKVLGTISAERRYDDKWFLEKHLDVLVVASYILAHALELYLIENVDKVQWENRTRQLINRLKEQFKPPNIIGTSAPMREVYGLIRKVAPAWTTVLLLGESGVGKEMIADAIHYSGPVPEGPLVKFNCAALPENLVESELFGHEKGAFTGAIQSRKGKFEEADGGTLFLDEIGELSLGVQAKLLRVLQDRQFERLGGNRSITVSIRIVAATNRNLADMVEEGTFRQDLYYRLNVFPIMIPPLRERGNDIVTLAEHFVARYAKETEKRVTFFSTSALNMLTRHNWPGNVRELENVVQRAVILADDETIHSHDLPLTLKSPLVLENSAPNGLEVRLANIEYEMVVEALRQHRGNVTEAANALGLTRRTMGLRMKRFNLNYKSFRQAASREGLSKTARKG; encoded by the coding sequence ATGAGACAGACTCTTCCCAAAAACGAACACGGTGACAGGTACAGCTGCAATACACTTCTTACTTCCGCTCCGGAGCACGGTTTGCGGGAAGGGGCCGGCACTTCCTGTACACAAAAAGTGAGCGGTGAGAACGGTGACTGCGGAATAGGAACCTGCCGGGGACGGATTGTTCCTCTTTTGCGCCAGATGAGCGAGATGCTTTCCGATAGCAGTGATTTCAGCGGTGCCTTGGACCGTCTTCTGGCCTACATGCGCAAGGAAATGGGCATCAAGCGCGGAATGGTCAGTCTTTATGACCGGGAAAGCGGCCGGATATTCGTGCACCGGAGCATCGGTCTTACTCCGGCAGAAGAGGACCGGGGCGTATATTTCATGGGTGAAGGCATTACCGGGCGTGTTGTGGAGACCGCCAGACCCATTGTCGTCTCGCGCATCGGTGATGAACCTTCCTATCTCAACAGGACCAAGTCCATTTCCGGCGGTCTGGATCTTGATTATTCCTTCATGTGCGTTCCCATTGTCCGCGGAAGCAAGGTTCTTGGTACCATCAGCGCCGAGCGGCGTTACGATGACAAGTGGTTTCTGGAGAAGCACCTCGACGTCCTTGTGGTTGCCTCATATATTCTGGCGCATGCTCTTGAACTATATCTTATTGAAAATGTGGACAAAGTGCAGTGGGAAAATCGTACACGTCAACTCATCAACCGACTCAAGGAACAGTTCAAACCACCGAATATCATAGGAACTTCCGCACCCATGCGGGAGGTCTACGGACTTATCCGCAAGGTTGCTCCGGCCTGGACGACCGTCCTGCTGCTTGGTGAAAGCGGGGTGGGCAAGGAGATGATCGCAGACGCCATTCACTACAGCGGTCCGGTCCCGGAAGGCCCGCTGGTCAAGTTCAACTGCGCCGCGCTGCCGGAGAACCTTGTGGAGAGCGAGCTTTTCGGCCATGAAAAAGGCGCGTTCACCGGGGCCATTCAGTCCCGCAAAGGTAAATTCGAGGAGGCTGACGGGGGAACTCTATTCCTGGACGAGATCGGGGAATTGTCTCTGGGAGTGCAGGCCAAGCTGTTGCGGGTGCTTCAGGACCGCCAGTTCGAGCGGCTGGGCGGAAACCGTTCCATAACGGTCTCCATCCGCATTGTCGCGGCCACCAACAGAAATCTGGCCGATATGGTGGAGGAGGGGACTTTTCGTCAGGACCTGTATTACCGGCTGAACGTGTTTCCGATCATGATTCCGCCTTTGCGCGAGCGGGGTAACGACATTGTCACCCTGGCCGAGCATTTTGTGGCCCGCTATGCCAAGGAGACCGAGAAACGGGTCACTTTTTTCTCTACTTCCGCTCTTAACATGCTCACCAGGCATAACTGGCCGGGGAATGTGCGTGAACTGGAAAACGTGGTTCAGCGGGCTGTTATCCTGGCCGATGACGAAACCATACACAGCCATGATCTGCCTTTGACCTTGAAATCCCCTCTGGTTCTGGAAAACAGTGCCCCGAACGGGTTGGAGGTCCGGCTGGCGAATATTGAGTACGAAATGGTTGTCGAGGCCCTGCGCCAGCACCGGGGGAACGTTACCGAGGCTGCAAATGCCCTGGGGCTGACCCGGCGTACCATGGGGCTGCGCATGAAACGGTTTAATCTGAATTATAAATCCTTTCGGCAGGCCGCAAGCAGGGAGGGCTTGAGCAAAACAGCTCGTAAAGGATAG
- a CDS encoding gamma-glutamylcyclotransferase family protein, translating into MNNDILLTPVPTAKRRAPKIRYFAYGPNMNPEQIQERCSNPVVIGPARLPGYQMAFFGYSWIWDSGMETVIPAPGKDLWGVIYELGSTDADSLDAWQDIRLNGTGSYFHSPVVIFSPEGEQYEAVLYRKDILGTPTPPSREFLEFILQGARIHGLPESYVKTLAEIPSKDAAYSVPRRRDEDRDALRTTSCPDCSSLIDEYSGLEGKAEKTE; encoded by the coding sequence ATGAACAATGACATACTTCTCACACCCGTGCCTACGGCAAAACGGAGAGCACCGAAAATAAGATATTTCGCCTACGGACCAAACATGAATCCTGAACAGATACAGGAAAGATGCTCCAACCCGGTAGTAATAGGTCCTGCCCGCCTCCCCGGATACCAAATGGCCTTCTTCGGATACAGCTGGATATGGGACAGCGGCATGGAAACGGTTATCCCCGCGCCGGGAAAAGATTTGTGGGGGGTAATTTATGAACTCGGCTCCACGGACGCCGACAGCCTGGACGCGTGGCAGGACATCCGGCTCAACGGAACAGGCTCGTATTTTCACAGCCCGGTAGTAATCTTTTCTCCGGAAGGAGAACAATACGAGGCCGTACTCTACCGCAAAGACATACTGGGAACACCTACTCCGCCCAGCCGCGAATTTCTGGAATTCATACTGCAGGGAGCGCGGATTCACGGGCTGCCCGAAAGCTACGTGAAGACTCTGGCCGAAATTCCGAGCAAGGATGCGGCCTACAGCGTTCCGCGCAGACGCGACGAGGACCGCGACGCCCTGCGCACGACCTCATGTCCGGACTGCTCCAGCCTTATTGATGAGTACAGCGGATTGGAGGGAAAGGCTGAAAAAACAGAATAG
- the anfK gene encoding Fe-only nitrogenase subunit beta — protein sequence MSCEINEKERVGCINPIFTCQPCGAQFASISIKECIGIVHGGQGCVMFVRMLISQHFKESFELASSSVHEDGAVFGACSRVEEAVDVLLMRYPDVKVVPIISTCSTEVIGDDIDGVVAKLNAELLPEKYPDREVHLIPIHTPSFVGSMITGYDLAVKEFVSYFAEKTEPSEKINLITGWVNPGDVTHLKHLLAEMDVDATVLFEIETFDSPLMPSGNHVSHGETTIADLRGTANAVGTIALNRYEGGKAAQYLEDNFGVPAVIGPTPIGIRNTDTFLQHLKNITGKPIPESLVRERGIALDALTDLVHMFLADKRVAIYGAPDLVLGLAEYCLDLEMRPKLLLLGDDNVHYESDPRVKALKENVDYDMEIVTNADLWVLGDRIQNQGLELDLILGHSKGRFIAIDNNIPMVRVGFPTYDRAGLYRHPVVGYAGAIWLAEQMANTLFTDMEYKHNKEWVLNVW from the coding sequence ATGTCCTGTGAAATCAATGAAAAAGAACGCGTCGGGTGCATCAACCCGATATTTACCTGCCAGCCGTGCGGCGCACAGTTCGCCAGCATCAGCATAAAGGAATGCATCGGCATCGTCCACGGCGGACAGGGATGTGTAATGTTCGTACGCATGCTCATCTCCCAGCACTTCAAGGAGAGTTTCGAGCTGGCCTCGTCATCGGTCCATGAGGACGGCGCTGTATTCGGTGCTTGCTCCCGCGTTGAGGAAGCCGTGGACGTGCTCCTCATGCGCTACCCGGACGTAAAGGTAGTCCCGATCATCTCAACCTGCTCTACCGAGGTCATCGGTGATGATATTGACGGTGTGGTAGCCAAGCTCAACGCCGAGCTTCTGCCCGAAAAATATCCGGACAGGGAGGTGCACCTCATCCCCATCCATACACCCAGCTTCGTGGGCAGCATGATCACCGGCTACGATCTGGCGGTAAAGGAATTCGTCTCCTATTTTGCGGAAAAAACGGAGCCGAGTGAAAAGATCAACCTGATAACCGGCTGGGTAAACCCCGGCGACGTGACCCATCTCAAACATCTGCTCGCCGAGATGGATGTTGACGCCACCGTCCTTTTTGAAATTGAAACCTTCGACTCCCCGCTTATGCCTTCGGGCAACCACGTTTCGCACGGGGAAACAACCATTGCAGACCTGCGCGGAACGGCCAACGCCGTGGGCACAATAGCCCTCAACCGGTACGAGGGAGGCAAGGCGGCGCAGTATCTGGAGGACAACTTCGGTGTTCCCGCTGTTATCGGACCTACTCCCATCGGCATCCGCAACACCGACACCTTCCTCCAGCACCTCAAGAACATTACCGGCAAACCCATACCGGAATCGCTGGTGCGCGAGCGCGGCATTGCCCTCGATGCGCTGACCGATCTTGTACACATGTTCCTGGCCGACAAACGCGTGGCCATTTACGGCGCTCCGGACCTTGTCCTCGGACTGGCCGAGTACTGCCTGGATCTGGAAATGCGCCCCAAACTGCTGCTGCTCGGTGACGACAACGTACACTATGAATCAGACCCGCGGGTCAAAGCGCTGAAGGAAAACGTGGATTACGACATGGAAATCGTAACCAACGCAGACCTGTGGGTGCTTGGCGACCGTATCCAGAACCAGGGACTGGAGCTGGACCTGATCCTCGGACACTCCAAGGGACGGTTCATAGCCATAGACAACAATATTCCCATGGTGCGTGTAGGATTCCCCACCTATGACCGGGCAGGACTCTACCGCCACCCTGTCGTGGGGTACGCCGGAGCAATCTGGCTGGCCGAACAGATGGCCAACACCCTGTTCACGGACATGGAATACAAACACAACAAGGAATGGGTTCTCAACGTCTGGTAG